In the Euphorbia lathyris chromosome 5, ddEupLath1.1, whole genome shotgun sequence genome, one interval contains:
- the LOC136230886 gene encoding uncharacterized protein gives MYSRIKKLQSLGPQLQFAGNQLRSVRTEAGTNRRRSKSISFPPKKTDDKSEWWIVDGEMHEIGDNVPPRERFVIPRDNIPNKRRKQLRDQFMRRTRLVLKESEHEPWCKRYMELYQELRENWERLYWDEGYSKKIAQDHANYESAEDDDQDFNPYRSRQSEQMKDHGFGRNRPNDTWEKVSQIRDKFEYDRDRRMREKAFAPMNGGVPLELPNSNRQNRPFDARRYFPDERD, from the exons ATGTATTCCCGCATAAAAAAGCTACAGAGCCTTGGCCCCCAGCTCCAGTTTGCCGGCAACCAGCTTCGTTCAGTCAGAACCGAAGCTGGTACAAACAGGCGGAGGTCGAAGTCGATATCCTTTCCTCCTAAAAAGACCGATGATAAATCGGAGTGGTGGATAGTCGACGGCGAGATGCACGAAATTGGAGATAACGTGCCTCCGCGCGAGCGTTTTGTTATACCCAGAGATAACATCCCCAACAAGCGCCGAAAGCAGCTAAGAGACCAGTTTATGCGTCGTACTCGCCTTGTTCTCAAGGAATCG GAGCACGAACCTTGGTGCAAAAGATATATGGAACTTTATCAGGAACTCAGAGAGAATTGGGAGAGGCTGTACTGGGATGAGGGCTATTCTAAAAAAATTGCTCAAGATCATGCAAACTATGAGTCTGCTGAGGATGATGATCAAGATTTTAACCCATATAG GAGCAGGCAATCTGAACAGATGAAG GATCATGGTTTTGGGAGAAATAGGCCAAATGACACATGGGAAAAGGTCAGCCAAATTCGGGACAAGTTTGAATATGATAGAGACAGAAGAATGAGGGAAAAAG CATTTGCACCAATGAATGGAGGAGTGCCTTTGGAATTACCAAACTCAAATAGGCAAAACAGGCCATTTGATGCCAGAAGATACTTCCCCGATGAAAGAGACTAA